A genomic region of Lusitaniella coriacea LEGE 07157 contains the following coding sequences:
- a CDS encoding diacylglycerol kinase family protein, whose amino-acid sequence MTLNPDFTTSTNATAPTPQLLRSNPLLMSQESSSPVSEWSEPEEKTRRNLAWNVAPNLLVSFKYAWAGLRYAFITQRNFRIHTIIGTIAITLGMTLRVSGVEMAIVGLTISLVLTFELLNTALESVVDLTVKQSYHELAKIAKDCAAGAVLVSAIAAIFVGCLILLPPLYATTNSLFNHL is encoded by the coding sequence ATGACACTCAATCCAGACTTTACAACCTCAACGAATGCAACTGCTCCGACCCCTCAATTATTACGTTCTAATCCTCTATTAATGTCCCAAGAAAGTTCGAGTCCCGTATCTGAGTGGTCGGAACCAGAAGAAAAAACCCGTCGAAATTTAGCGTGGAACGTTGCCCCCAATCTTCTCGTTAGCTTTAAGTATGCTTGGGCGGGTTTGCGTTATGCCTTTATCACCCAGCGCAATTTTCGGATTCACACAATTATTGGAACCATCGCCATTACGTTAGGAATGACTTTGCGCGTTAGTGGTGTAGAAATGGCAATTGTGGGACTGACCATTAGTTTAGTTCTCACCTTTGAATTATTAAATACTGCCCTAGAGTCCGTTGTAGATCTCACTGTAAAGCAGTCCTATCACGAACTAGCAAAGATAGCCAAAGATTGTGCGGCAGGTGCAGTTTTAGTATCCGCGATCGCGGCAATTTTTGTTGGTTGCTTAATCTTACTTCCTCCCCTATACGCCACAACAAATTCTCTCTTCAATCATTTATAA
- the lipA gene encoding lipoyl synthase, whose product MTVKPEWLRVKAPQWQRVGSVKEILRDLNLNTVCEEASCPNIGECFNAGTATFLIMGPACTRACPYCDIDFEKKPQALNPLEPFNLAEAVRRLNLNHVVITSVNRDDLPDGGAVQFQRCIEKIREVSPKTTIEVLIPDLCGNWQALETILRAEPEVLNHNTETVPRLYRRTRPQGDYARSRELLRRTRELAPWIYTKSGIMAGLGETDAEVRAVIEDLRAVDCDILTIGQYLQPTQKHLGVQEFVTPQQFDAWREYGESLGFLQVVSSPLTRSSYHAEQVRALMERYPRTKSDNSIEK is encoded by the coding sequence GTGACAGTTAAACCAGAATGGTTGCGGGTGAAAGCCCCTCAATGGCAGCGCGTGGGGAGCGTGAAGGAAATTTTGCGGGATTTGAACCTTAATACGGTTTGCGAGGAGGCTTCTTGTCCAAATATTGGCGAGTGTTTTAATGCGGGAACGGCAACGTTTTTAATTATGGGCCCTGCTTGCACTCGCGCCTGTCCCTACTGCGATATTGATTTTGAGAAAAAACCCCAAGCATTAAACCCTCTCGAACCTTTCAATCTGGCGGAGGCGGTGCGCAGGCTAAATTTGAATCATGTGGTGATTACTTCGGTGAATCGAGACGATTTGCCCGATGGGGGAGCGGTACAATTTCAACGCTGCATTGAGAAGATACGCGAGGTTTCCCCGAAAACGACAATTGAGGTGTTGATTCCGGATTTGTGCGGCAATTGGCAGGCGTTGGAAACGATTTTGCGCGCCGAACCGGAGGTCTTGAATCATAATACGGAGACGGTTCCCCGGTTGTATCGTCGCACGCGCCCTCAAGGGGATTACGCGCGATCGCGCGAATTGTTGCGTCGGACTCGCGAATTAGCGCCTTGGATTTATACAAAATCGGGAATTATGGCAGGATTGGGCGAAACCGATGCGGAGGTTCGCGCGGTGATAGAAGATTTGCGGGCGGTGGATTGCGATATTCTAACGATCGGGCAATACTTGCAACCGACTCAGAAGCATTTGGGGGTTCAGGAATTTGTTACACCGCAGCAGTTTGATGCTTGGCGGGAGTACGGTGAGTCTTTGGGCTTTTTACAGGTGGTATCTTCTCCCCTGACTCGCAGTTCCTACCACGCGGAACAGGTTAGAGCGTTAATGGAACGTTATCCCCGCACAAAATCGGACAACTCTATTGAAAAATAA
- a CDS encoding pentapeptide repeat-containing protein, with amino-acid sequence MTSFVMDIEELLYRYTAGERDFSQVDLRRADLRGTSLSETNFFQAYLDEANLNGADLRRANFNGAYLRGANLNEANLRGANLRGASLWETFLVEANLRGAYLNDANLWGANLREANLIDSTCNGADLSGANLRGADLSRAVLSRTHLSGANLSGTNLSSAILSGSVLCRTVLIDANLSRANLSCADLSGADLSGGDLLGANLIGANLQDSKFIRANLIGAKFNDANLAGADLSQALLSGANLNAVSLKGANLTGVDLSGFDFNGLDLSEVNLSEANLTRVQALATNFQGAILTGTCIEDWHIDSATCFEGVVCDYIYLKANRQERRPRDGNCIFAVGEFTQLFQKTLETVDLIFHKGIDWRAFLPTFEQLQQESQFVLSANSPQLFIQGIENQSDGALIVRVNVPAQLDKREIEQAFFRKYEQELQRIEMAYRQMLQVEDREIEWYKHQNADITEISKLLANRPMIVAEEGVLENGDGDGANKHDLETEGVLPQVLVNGAAEIQQLLQDLEQHNPMATEGEKQAFVTAALLPSKREQLSIAFQTWDRRVFEQFLDVRYGDSAIAIIESWSL; translated from the coding sequence ATGACAAGCTTTGTCATGGATATAGAAGAACTGTTATATCGTTATACCGCAGGGGAAAGGGATTTTAGTCAAGTGGATCTCCGTCGGGCAGACCTCAGAGGGACAAGTCTGAGCGAAACCAATTTTTTCCAAGCCTATCTTGACGAAGCAAACTTGAATGGAGCCGATCTCCGGCGAGCCAATTTCAATGGTGCTTACCTGCGAGGAGCAAATCTTAACGAAGCAAATCTTCGAGGGGCAAACCTTCGAGGCGCTTCTCTTTGGGAAACGTTTCTCGTTGAGGCGAACCTCAGAGGGGCTTATCTCAATGACGCGAACTTATGGGGTGCGAATCTCCGAGAAGCCAATCTCATTGATTCTACCTGCAATGGGGCTGATTTGAGCGGCGCAAATCTTAGGGGTGCGGATTTGAGTCGAGCCGTTCTCAGTCGAACCCACCTCAGTGGAGCAAATTTGAGCGGAACGAATCTCAGTAGCGCGATTTTAAGCGGTTCAGTCCTCTGTCGCACTGTCCTGATAGATGCGAATCTCAGCCGAGCCAATTTGAGCTGTGCGGATCTTTCTGGCGCGGATTTGAGTGGTGGGGATCTTCTGGGGGCAAACTTGATTGGAGCGAACCTCCAAGACAGCAAGTTCATTCGTGCCAATCTGATTGGTGCGAAGTTTAATGATGCGAATCTGGCGGGTGCAGATTTGAGTCAGGCACTGCTTTCGGGAGCTAATTTAAATGCAGTCAGTCTTAAAGGGGCAAATCTTACGGGTGTCGATTTGAGTGGGTTTGATTTCAATGGATTGGATTTGAGCGAGGTGAATTTGAGCGAGGCGAATTTGACGAGGGTACAAGCGCTGGCGACGAATTTTCAAGGGGCGATTCTTACCGGGACTTGTATTGAGGACTGGCACATTGATAGTGCGACCTGCTTCGAGGGTGTTGTCTGCGATTATATTTATCTGAAGGCGAATCGCCAAGAACGCCGTCCTCGCGACGGGAATTGCATCTTTGCAGTAGGGGAGTTTACCCAACTGTTCCAAAAGACCCTTGAAACGGTTGACTTGATTTTTCATAAAGGGATTGATTGGAGAGCGTTTCTTCCTACTTTTGAGCAATTACAACAGGAGAGTCAATTTGTCTTGAGTGCCAATAGTCCTCAGCTTTTTATCCAAGGGATTGAAAATCAGAGCGATGGGGCGTTGATCGTTCGGGTGAATGTTCCGGCTCAGTTGGATAAGCGGGAGATCGAGCAAGCTTTTTTTCGGAAGTACGAGCAGGAGTTACAACGCATTGAGATGGCTTATCGCCAGATGTTACAGGTGGAAGATCGGGAAATTGAGTGGTATAAACATCAAAATGCAGATATTACCGAAATTTCTAAGCTTTTGGCGAATCGACCGATGATTGTGGCGGAAGAAGGGGTTTTGGAAAATGGGGATGGCGATGGGGCGAACAAGCACGATTTGGAGACGGAGGGGGTTCTCCCGCAAGTTTTAGTGAATGGCGCGGCGGAGATTCAACAACTCCTCCAGGACTTGGAGCAACACAATCCGATGGCGACGGAGGGGGAAAAGCAAGCGTTTGTGACGGCGGCTTTATTACCGAGCAAGCGAGAGCAATTGAGCATTGCTTTTCAAACTTGGGATAGGCGGGTGTTCGAGCAGTTTTTGGATGTTCGCTATGGGGATAGCGCGATCGCGATTATTGAAAGTTGGAGCCTGTAA
- a CDS encoding gluconeogenesis factor YvcK family protein, translating to MSIGLFELTFVREQTSKRVNRWFKWLAPGLLVKRWLLISITGVFLAGLGISIWIGLTPIYRILSGISDLLGTITRIIPNYISGPLALAIGIFLLFWGQTRTVGSIAEVLKPENNEELVDMLLAHRRLNRGPRIVTVGGGTGLSTLLRGLKEYSANITAIVTVADDGGSSGRLRREIGVLPPGDIRNCVAALADEEKLLTELFQYRFSAGDGLSGHSFGNLFLTAMSDITGDLEQAIAASSKVLAVRGRVLPATLSDVRLWADLEDGRHIEGESNISDAGGKICAVGCIPSTPPALPAAIKAIEEADYIIIGPGSLYTSVIPNLLVPGIRSAIARSTAPRIYVCNIMTQPGETEGYSVSDHIRAIDEICGRRLFDAVVVHGRVPTAQALIRYAQENSHPVFLDREDVTRLGRRIVLANIMHEDPESGYVRHDPQRLAKVLFRWYGGTRGFKFQGFEDS from the coding sequence ATGTCGATTGGTCTATTTGAACTTACCTTTGTGCGCGAACAAACTTCCAAACGAGTGAATCGCTGGTTTAAGTGGTTAGCTCCTGGGTTGCTCGTCAAACGTTGGTTATTGATTAGCATTACTGGGGTTTTCCTCGCCGGTTTAGGCATTTCGATTTGGATCGGATTAACCCCGATTTATCGAATTCTTTCTGGGATTTCCGATTTGCTCGGCACAATTACGCGCATTATTCCCAACTACATCTCTGGTCCTCTTGCCCTAGCCATTGGAATTTTTTTACTCTTTTGGGGGCAAACTCGCACGGTAGGATCGATCGCGGAAGTTCTCAAACCCGAAAATAATGAGGAATTGGTCGATATGCTGCTGGCACATCGCCGCCTCAATCGCGGGCCGAGAATTGTCACGGTGGGTGGCGGGACGGGATTATCAACCCTGTTGCGCGGACTCAAGGAATATAGCGCCAACATTACGGCAATTGTGACCGTTGCAGACGATGGCGGTTCCTCCGGACGGTTGCGGCGAGAAATTGGGGTGTTGCCTCCTGGAGATATTCGCAACTGCGTCGCGGCTTTAGCCGACGAAGAAAAACTCCTCACCGAACTGTTTCAATATCGCTTCTCTGCTGGGGATGGGTTGAGCGGACACAGTTTTGGGAATTTATTTCTCACTGCCATGAGCGATATTACCGGAGATTTGGAACAGGCGATCGCGGCAAGTTCTAAAGTCTTGGCGGTGCGAGGGCGAGTCTTACCTGCAACCCTCTCTGACGTTCGGTTGTGGGCGGATCTAGAAGACGGTCGGCACATTGAAGGAGAATCGAATATTTCCGATGCAGGGGGGAAAATTTGTGCGGTGGGATGCATCCCCTCAACCCCTCCTGCACTTCCTGCGGCGATTAAAGCAATTGAAGAAGCAGACTACATTATCATTGGCCCAGGGAGCCTCTATACCAGCGTGATTCCCAATTTGCTCGTTCCGGGCATTCGTTCCGCGATCGCGCGCAGCACAGCCCCTCGCATCTACGTCTGCAACATTATGACCCAACCGGGAGAAACCGAAGGCTACAGCGTTTCCGACCACATTCGAGCCATTGACGAAATTTGCGGTCGGCGACTCTTCGATGCGGTTGTCGTACACGGTCGCGTTCCCACCGCCCAAGCCCTGATTCGTTACGCCCAAGAAAACTCCCATCCCGTTTTCCTCGACCGGGAAGATGTCACCCGACTCGGACGCAGAATTGTTCTGGCCAACATCATGCACGAAGATCCCGAAAGCGGTTACGTGCGCCACGATCCCCAGCGACTGGCAAAAGTCCTGTTTCGCTGGTACGGAGGAACGCGAGGCTTTAAATTCCAAGGGTTTGAGGACTCATGA
- a CDS encoding anthranilate synthase component II, whose protein sequence is MILVIDNYDSFTYNLVQYLGELGQHFPVASDIQVYRNDKIDIETLRQLQPDGITISPGPGRPDDAGVSLEIIKQLGATVPILGVCLGHQSIGQVFGGEIISAPVLMHGKTSEIYHAGTGVFYGIDNPFTATRYHSLIIEKDSLPEVLEVTAWVEDGTIMGVRHRDYPHLQGVQFHPESILTGWGKKLLQNFLESIPMFASELSDVSSL, encoded by the coding sequence ATGATTCTTGTTATCGATAACTACGATAGTTTCACCTATAACCTCGTTCAATATCTCGGCGAACTCGGACAGCACTTTCCCGTCGCCTCTGACATTCAAGTTTATCGAAACGACAAAATCGACATTGAAACCCTTCGCCAACTGCAACCCGACGGCATTACCATTTCACCGGGGCCCGGTCGTCCGGATGATGCGGGGGTTTCTCTGGAAATCATCAAACAATTAGGAGCCACCGTACCCATTCTAGGCGTGTGTTTGGGACATCAAAGCATCGGTCAAGTATTTGGGGGGGAAATCATTTCTGCACCTGTATTAATGCACGGCAAAACCTCAGAAATCTACCACGCAGGTACGGGTGTTTTCTACGGCATAGACAATCCATTCACCGCAACGCGATACCACAGTTTAATTATCGAAAAAGATAGCCTTCCAGAAGTACTAGAAGTCACCGCTTGGGTAGAAGATGGAACGATTATGGGAGTCAGACACCGAGACTATCCGCACTTGCAAGGCGTTCAATTTCATCCCGAAAGCATTTTAACGGGATGGGGCAAAAAATTATTGCAAAATTTTCTTGAATCCATTCCTATGTTTGCCAGCGAACTGAGTGACGTAAGTTCGCTTTAA
- a CDS encoding DUF456 domain-containing protein, producing MDLQILYWILVAIMFVGAIGELIPGMPGAALILGSICIWAIATKFAGIGWPIFAVFFILILSSAIEFLATYWGAKKFGASRWGQIGAVVGLILGVLGLLPALPFGGPVIGILIGPFIGAFVGEWLFRRKQDGESRLKVAFKASLGTVMGSVIGNLIDGSLAIVAVIIFVATTWDLVPLL from the coding sequence ATGGATTTACAAATTTTATATTGGATTTTAGTGGCGATTATGTTTGTCGGCGCGATCGGCGAACTCATCCCCGGAATGCCCGGAGCTGCCCTTATTCTCGGATCGATTTGTATCTGGGCGATCGCCACAAAATTTGCTGGCATCGGCTGGCCCATTTTTGCCGTCTTTTTCATCTTGATTCTCAGTTCTGCCATTGAATTTTTGGCAACCTATTGGGGAGCCAAGAAGTTTGGGGCGAGTAGATGGGGACAAATTGGCGCTGTTGTCGGGTTGATTCTCGGCGTTCTCGGTTTGTTGCCAGCACTGCCTTTTGGGGGACCCGTTATCGGAATCTTGATTGGTCCATTTATCGGTGCGTTTGTTGGAGAGTGGCTATTCCGTCGCAAGCAAGATGGCGAATCTAGGTTAAAGGTTGCTTTTAAAGCGAGTCTTGGAACGGTTATGGGATCGGTGATTGGCAATTTGATTGATGGATCGCTGGCAATTGTTGCGGTTATTATTTTTGTGGCGACGACTTGGGATTTGGTTCCCCTGTTGTAA
- a CDS encoding M48 family metallopeptidase, with protein MSKLLVRLVIGLLFAAFGLFNYFTSVSENSITGETQRVQIAPKQEVVLGMQAREKMAAQHGGLYPDRALQDYVDRVGNRVVQQSQAGTSPYPFEFHLLRDPRTVNAFALPGGQVFITAALFSRLNTEAQLAGVLGHEVGHVVARHGAEHLAKQQLGSILTNAVVVAASNSQEQARQAAVLARAVNQLVNLKYGREDELESDFLGFQFMVDADYNPQGIVELMEILNAAQPDGKPPEFLSTHPNPVNRVAKLQELIAENFPNGIPQNLEEGETRFEQILRSRLR; from the coding sequence ATGAGTAAACTTCTCGTTCGTTTGGTTATCGGGCTGTTATTTGCGGCGTTTGGCTTGTTTAACTATTTCACCAGCGTCTCGGAAAATTCCATCACGGGTGAGACGCAGCGCGTGCAGATTGCGCCAAAACAGGAAGTGGTTCTGGGAATGCAAGCCAGGGAAAAGATGGCCGCACAGCATGGGGGGTTGTATCCCGATCGCGCGCTGCAAGATTATGTGGATCGCGTGGGCAATCGCGTGGTTCAACAATCCCAAGCGGGAACCTCCCCCTATCCCTTTGAATTCCATCTCCTGAGAGATCCGCGAACCGTCAACGCCTTTGCCCTTCCTGGCGGACAAGTTTTTATTACCGCAGCACTATTTTCCCGCCTCAATACCGAAGCACAACTCGCAGGCGTTCTCGGTCATGAAGTGGGTCATGTCGTCGCGCGCCACGGTGCAGAACACCTCGCCAAACAGCAATTGGGTTCGATTTTGACCAATGCGGTCGTCGTTGCTGCTAGCAATAGCCAGGAACAGGCGCGACAGGCTGCGGTTCTCGCAAGAGCGGTCAATCAACTGGTCAATCTCAAATACGGACGCGAGGATGAGTTAGAAAGCGATTTCCTGGGCTTTCAGTTTATGGTGGATGCGGACTACAACCCTCAAGGAATTGTCGAACTCATGGAAATTCTCAATGCCGCGCAGCCCGATGGCAAACCCCCTGAATTTCTCAGCACTCACCCCAATCCGGTCAATCGCGTGGCGAAACTCCAGGAATTAATTGCAGAAAACTTCCCCAACGGTATTCCCCAAAATCTTGAAGAGGGGGAAACGCGATTCGAGCAAATCCTTCGCTCCCGCTTGCGCTAA
- a CDS encoding sugar transferase, producing MLTLLKFLTESPPSHQFVHIDFQAAHRSVNCKIKRLIDIAGALVGIAITAIIAIPLAIAMQFDNPGPIFYSQTRCGLKGKHFRIWKFRSMVVDAEQKKHLVENQASGFIFKNENDPRITQIGRILRCTSIDEFPQFWNVLKGEMSLVGTRPPTPDEVASYESYHWNRLRVKPGLTGEWQANGRSSVKDFDDIVRMDMDYQHKWSPLYDLQLIFKTVSVVLTRKGAY from the coding sequence ATGCTTACCTTACTTAAATTCTTAACCGAATCTCCCCCAAGTCACCAGTTCGTGCATATCGACTTTCAAGCCGCTCATCGTTCGGTCAATTGTAAAATCAAGCGATTGATTGATATTGCCGGCGCTTTAGTAGGAATTGCCATTACCGCTATTATTGCGATTCCCCTTGCCATTGCCATGCAGTTCGACAATCCCGGTCCAATTTTCTACAGCCAAACTCGCTGTGGGTTGAAGGGCAAGCATTTCCGGATCTGGAAGTTTCGTTCGATGGTTGTCGATGCAGAACAAAAGAAACATCTGGTGGAGAACCAAGCAAGCGGTTTCATCTTCAAAAACGAAAACGATCCGCGTATTACTCAAATTGGAAGAATTCTGCGCTGTACGAGCATTGATGAATTCCCCCAATTTTGGAATGTTCTCAAAGGGGAAATGAGTTTAGTTGGAACTCGTCCGCCCACACCAGATGAAGTTGCAAGCTACGAATCTTATCATTGGAATCGTCTGCGAGTCAAGCCGGGGTTGACGGGAGAATGGCAAGCCAATGGTCGTTCTAGCGTTAAAGATTTTGATGATATCGTTCGGATGGATATGGACTATCAGCACAAGTGGTCCCCTCTTTACGATCTCCAACTGATTTTCAAAACTGTTAGTGTCGTATTGACCCGCAAGGGCGCTTATTAG
- the rimM gene encoding ribosome maturation factor RimM (Essential for efficient processing of 16S rRNA), whose amino-acid sequence MSNSEQNEVQWIEIGTIVGVKGLKGELRVHSDSDFPERFEQPGTRWLQAPNNISPQAIELLRGQRLPGKNVYVVKLKGIDNRDRAEALRDYTLLVPQGDRPQLEEDEYHVSDLIDLEAIDRRTGEAIGKVIDVFTAGNDLLEVQLYNQPTPEIKEVPDLSAISRKSKRRKQRSPKPPKPATVLIPFVKEIVPAIDLESGRVEIVPPPGLLEIELDNEK is encoded by the coding sequence ATGAGTAATTCAGAACAAAACGAGGTGCAATGGATCGAAATTGGCACGATTGTTGGAGTCAAAGGGTTGAAGGGAGAGCTTCGCGTTCATTCTGATTCGGATTTTCCCGAACGCTTTGAACAGCCGGGAACGCGATGGTTGCAAGCGCCTAACAACATTTCGCCCCAAGCGATTGAGTTGTTGCGGGGACAGCGATTGCCGGGGAAAAATGTTTATGTGGTGAAATTGAAGGGAATTGATAACCGCGATCGCGCGGAGGCATTGCGAGATTATACACTGCTCGTTCCCCAAGGGGATCGCCCTCAACTTGAAGAAGATGAGTACCACGTCTCGGATTTAATCGATCTCGAAGCGATCGATCGACGAACGGGGGAAGCGATTGGCAAAGTGATTGATGTGTTCACTGCCGGAAACGATTTGCTTGAAGTCCAACTTTACAACCAGCCGACTCCAGAAATTAAGGAAGTTCCCGATCTCTCGGCGATTTCGCGCAAAAGCAAGCGGCGCAAGCAACGATCCCCGAAACCGCCAAAACCCGCCACGGTACTGATTCCCTTCGTGAAAGAGATCGTCCCCGCGATCGACTTGGAATCCGGTCGCGTAGAAATCGTTCCACCACCCGGATTGCTGGAGATCGAACTTGACAACGAAAAATAG
- the tsaE gene encoding tRNA (adenosine(37)-N6)-threonylcarbamoyltransferase complex ATPase subunit type 1 TsaE, translated as MKDTSHTGKVLLPDAAATRALGQKFGQLLPSNSVILLVGELGAGKTTFTQGLGEGMGITHSIVSPTFTLIAEYFEGRLPLYHFDLYRLEGSGAAELYPEIYWEGIEVEPGITAIEWSQRLPYKPPTYIEIQLDYTPDDQRQAAIALVGMESPPPALVHLLQETLRYSKRQEAEGRRKTIDGSRFQL; from the coding sequence ATGAAGGATACATCCCACACCGGGAAAGTTCTCCTCCCCGATGCCGCAGCAACCCGTGCTTTGGGACAAAAATTCGGGCAATTGCTCCCCTCCAACAGCGTTATTTTATTAGTTGGAGAATTGGGTGCGGGAAAAACAACCTTTACGCAGGGACTTGGTGAAGGAATGGGTATTACCCATTCGATTGTCAGCCCGACTTTTACCCTAATTGCCGAATATTTTGAAGGGCGACTCCCCCTCTACCATTTCGATTTATACCGCTTAGAAGGGTCGGGTGCGGCAGAACTCTACCCCGAAATCTATTGGGAAGGGATTGAAGTCGAACCGGGAATCACGGCGATTGAATGGTCGCAACGCCTGCCCTACAAACCCCCAACCTACATAGAAATTCAACTCGATTATACGCCGGACGACCAGCGCCAAGCCGCGATCGCGCTCGTGGGCATGGAATCTCCGCCTCCGGCTTTAGTCCATCTGCTCCAAGAAACACTAAGATATAGCAAGAGGCAGGAGGCAGAGGGCAGGAGGAAAACGATTGATGGGTCAAGGTTTCAGCTTTGA
- a CDS encoding DUF3285 domain-containing protein, translating into MNETQNPTQDTPNSETPQPSYVKLAMRNMVRKRGISLRHFFLSTVGVLTLLIGLAYLTR; encoded by the coding sequence ATGAACGAAACCCAGAACCCCACCCAAGATACCCCCAATTCCGAAACCCCCCAACCCAGTTATGTCAAACTCGCCATGCGGAACATGGTGCGCAAACGGGGCATCTCCCTCAGACATTTCTTTCTCTCCACGGTGGGAGTCCTAACCCTGTTAATCGGTCTAGCGTATTTAACGCGATAA
- the ybeY gene encoding rRNA maturation RNase YbeY, with protein MGSSSLAIEVNLQDCYSAPNSIHPDTWNQWFASWLEILQPQTPAALGWEVTLRLTDDREIQTLNRDYRHQDRPTDVLAFAELDIDSPLGEGLESEPSYLGDIVISVETASRQAQEQGHPLEIELVWLASHGFLHLLGWDHPNDEKLQEMLSMQEQFLKNIGLIS; from the coding sequence ATGGGATCTTCTTCTCTTGCCATTGAAGTTAACCTTCAAGACTGCTATTCAGCCCCGAATTCCATTCATCCCGATACCTGGAACCAATGGTTTGCTTCGTGGCTGGAAATCTTGCAACCCCAAACCCCCGCAGCCCTTGGTTGGGAAGTGACCTTGCGTTTAACCGACGATAGGGAAATTCAAACCCTCAATCGAGACTATCGCCATCAAGATCGACCCACAGATGTTTTAGCCTTTGCAGAGTTAGACATTGACTCACCTCTAGGGGAGGGATTAGAATCGGAGCCATCATACCTTGGAGATATCGTGATTTCAGTGGAGACTGCTTCTCGCCAAGCCCAGGAACAAGGACATCCCTTGGAAATTGAGTTGGTTTGGTTAGCGTCTCATGGTTTTTTGCATCTTTTGGGTTGGGATCATCCTAACGATGAAAAGTTGCAAGAAATGCTATCAATGCAGGAGCAATTTCTTAAAAATATCGGTCTAATCTCTTAA
- the recF gene encoding DNA replication/repair protein RecF (All proteins in this family for which functions are known are DNA-binding proteins that assist the filamentation of RecA onto DNA for the initiation of recombination or recombinational repair.) produces MYLKSLHLRDFRNYIDQQVAFDAQKTIVVGNNAQGKSNLLEAVELLATLKSHRTSRDRDLVREEMPQGHIQATVERIYGETELALTLRKQGRRTVSLNRENLRRHLDFLGILNAVQFSSLDLDLVRGAPECRRTWLDRLLVQLEPVYAHILQQYNQVLRQRNALLKKIRNLEAQHPKEQLLVELALWDAQLAANGSRVTRRRARVIERLAPIARSWHGKISGKTEILDIQYQPNVQWLEDDPTQVQQAFLEKIQQRRIPEEQLGTTVVGPHRDEVALNINQTPARSYGSQGQQRTLVLALKLAELQLIEEVIGEPPLLLLDDVLAELDPHRQNQLLEAIQDRFQTLITTTHVGSFDALWSKDSQILWVKTGQIDREPSIS; encoded by the coding sequence ATGTATCTCAAAAGTCTGCATCTTCGTGATTTTCGCAACTATATCGATCAACAGGTCGCCTTTGATGCCCAAAAAACGATCGTAGTGGGAAATAATGCTCAAGGGAAATCCAATCTTCTCGAAGCCGTTGAATTACTCGCCACCCTAAAAAGTCATCGTACTAGCCGCGATCGCGATTTGGTTCGAGAAGAAATGCCACAAGGTCACATTCAAGCAACCGTCGAACGCATTTATGGAGAAACAGAACTCGCCCTAACCCTTCGCAAACAAGGGCGGCGTACCGTCAGTCTCAATCGCGAAAACCTGCGCCGACACCTCGACTTCCTCGGCATTCTCAACGCCGTTCAATTCTCCAGCCTCGACCTCGATTTAGTCAGAGGCGCACCAGAATGTCGTCGCACCTGGCTCGACCGCCTGCTCGTACAACTCGAACCCGTCTACGCTCACATCTTGCAACAGTACAACCAAGTCTTGCGCCAACGCAACGCCCTACTCAAAAAAATCCGCAATCTCGAAGCACAGCACCCCAAAGAACAATTACTTGTCGAGTTAGCCCTCTGGGACGCACAACTCGCAGCAAACGGCTCGCGGGTCACAAGGCGACGCGCGCGGGTTATCGAACGCCTCGCCCCCATTGCCCGATCTTGGCACGGAAAAATTAGCGGCAAAACAGAAATTCTCGATATCCAATACCAGCCGAACGTTCAGTGGCTCGAAGACGACCCAACGCAAGTTCAGCAAGCGTTTCTTGAGAAAATCCAACAGCGTCGCATCCCCGAAGAGCAACTCGGCACAACCGTCGTGGGTCCCCACCGAGATGAAGTGGCACTAAACATCAACCAAACCCCTGCCCGCTCCTACGGCTCTCAGGGACAGCAACGAACATTAGTTTTGGCACTCAAATTAGCAGAGCTACAACTGATTGAAGAAGTGATCGGCGAGCCGCCCTTGTTGCTATTGGATGATGTTCTCGCAGAATTAGACCCTCACCGCCAAAATCAACTCTTAGAAGCGATTCAAGACCGTTTCCAAACGCTAATTACCACAACCCACGTCGGGTCTTTTGACGCTCTATGGTCGAAGGATTCGCAAATTCTTTGGGTTAAGACAGGACAAATCGATCGCGAACCCTCAATTTCCTAA